The following proteins are co-located in the Polystyrenella longa genome:
- a CDS encoding (2Fe-2S)-binding protein codes for MLCHCLKVRESEVRHKFETGEAMSVPCIVQQTGAGTGCTACVLRISKVLESYPSAVSPICMAR; via the coding sequence ATGCTCTGCCACTGTTTGAAAGTGCGCGAGTCCGAAGTCCGTCATAAATTCGAAACGGGCGAAGCAATGTCCGTTCCGTGTATCGTACAACAGACGGGAGCCGGAACCGGCTGCACCGCCTGTGTGTTACGAATTTCCAAAGTACTCGAATCTTATCCTTCGGCCGTTTCGCCCATCTGCATGGCGAGATAA
- the bfr gene encoding bacterioferritin: protein MKGSAKVIEAMNAGLTIELTAINQYFIQSKMCKDWGFNKLAKFYWDESMEEMQHADLLIDRILFLEGVPEIARYDVIRVGKTVEEQLQNGLKLEIGAVSAYNDAIKLAQDEKDAGSKEIMEKILVESEESVDWLETQLSLLKEVGTQNYLAMQMGETAEG, encoded by the coding sequence ATGAAGGGCAGCGCCAAAGTTATCGAGGCAATGAACGCGGGATTAACCATCGAGTTGACCGCCATCAACCAGTATTTCATTCAGTCTAAAATGTGCAAAGACTGGGGATTTAACAAGCTCGCTAAATTCTACTGGGACGAATCAATGGAAGAGATGCAGCATGCCGATCTGCTGATCGACCGGATTCTCTTTTTGGAAGGGGTTCCCGAAATCGCCCGTTACGACGTCATCCGCGTCGGCAAGACGGTTGAAGAGCAGCTACAGAATGGCTTGAAACTCGAAATCGGAGCCGTGAGTGCCTACAACGATGCCATCAAACTGGCGCAGGATGAAAAAGACGCCGGCAGCAAAGAGATTATGGAGAAAATCCTGGTCGAATCTGAAGAGAGTGTCGACTGGCTGGAAACCCAATTGAGCCTGCTCAAAGAGGTTGGTACTCAGAATTATCTCGCCATGCAGATGGGCGAAACGGCCGAAGGATAA